The stretch of DNA TGCGAGGCCCGGCCACGCCGGAGCTAATTTTGTAGCTTATCCCGGGAGGGGGCAAGTAGCAACTGTGCGACACTGCTCGGAATGAATGAGTGGCAGCCACCGGACGCTCTGAGTTGCCATTTGGCTAGGCTAGCCAATCACGCCCAGGCCATGTGCaccaacatatatatatatacatacgcTAGCATCCATCCATGATCCATCCATCAACTTGCTTGCATCGCAAATCGGATGATCCAGCATGCTGGGCCGGCATAAACAAACCTGGTTTGTTTATTTCTTCCTCCTGATAATTAGGCTACTGATTATATATGAACAGTACACTCTAATAATGGTAGAAGTATCCGCAAAAATAATAGTAGCACTCACTCAGTTCCAAAATTttagtcgttttggcttttctagattcaTAAATTTTGCTACGCACCTAGATATATATATTAAAAAAAACTGCAGCCCTCTTCTGCTGCTAGCTGATTATTGGCTGGTCACGTTGTCGGCCTAattccctcctcctcctcctagggTTACTTAGTCCTTACTATATACTAGTACACACTAATGTCACAGCACTGATGATCGACGGTGAACATTATTTTATGCTGGGTGCCATATGTTCCCCCAACTAGAAGTGGCCTGGCCCAGACTGGCTTTTCCACGGAGAGCGACACGCACGTACCTTCCGAGCGCACAACGACCTGCAACGAGTCCTACTCTAGAGACAGaaggaaaggggaaaaaggGGACCTAACACCACAATATAATGATCGATCACAATCAGTGGGGATTGAGTTGATGGTGATCGAGACTCGAGCAGCTGGCCCCAGCAGCCAGCAGCAGTATCAGGAATCAACTGTCACCGTATTAAAGAAACATTTGCATTACTATATGCTTTTGAGGCGACACACTGGCTGCATATGACCCTGGTCCTTGTCATACTTAATTGGATCTAATTGGATTCCCTTGCAGCTACTGCTAGTTCCATCAACAAAGCTAGCGATCGAGCAGCCTCCCATTGAGACCCATTCCTTCAAGGTGGCCAGATAAATGAAGGGCCATTTTTTTTTTGCGTTGTGGCCGATCGAATAGGACACCCACTAGTACATCTAGCTAGCTACTTAGCTAGTAGCTTCTTCGATGATCGTTCATGCATGGCATAGATCGCCCGGCAAATCGTCGTGCAGCAACTGATGGCTGGCCGTGGTGTACATTAACCTAGCTACCTGCTAATCGATCAAACAGAGACCAAATCGACGACCTCGCTCGGGCCGTCAGTCGCCTTTAGATTCTCGGCGCTGCTTTTCCCTTGGTTCCTTCAGAGCGTTGAATGGAAAGGTCGTACGGTCCACACTAAAAGGCAGGAGGAACGACTAGTGGTACTAGCTAATTGCCTTTTTGCGCTAATGCATGCCCTCCACGATATCTCGTCCTGTTGCTTTTGACCTAATTCTTGGCGAACGCATGTTTCATAGCATGCAATTCAACTCGATCTACTGATGCAGCAAAGCGAGTAGTAGTGACCTATTATTCATAGGAGAATATTTGCCTTCAAAGTAATTTCATAACATTACATATGTCATCACTACTTGCTATATTATAGGATTCGTGGCTCGAGTGCATTGGTTTTGAGTCAAATGATCATAGATGTTGTAGCGAATTAGCGATCCACTTGAGGCCACCCTACGTACGAATATTGGCGATGTTAATTGATCCGTCCGTCATGCTATTACACCAGACATGCATTTAGAAAAATAAGACGGTGGCGGATCGGTCCATTCCATTTGTTAAACAGGAGCAAAAAATAGGTTCAGAGTAACTAGGATAAGATGATCCATGGGTAAATTATTAACTAGTCACTCCAGACACACCGACACTCTCCATCTCTGTACATGTTCCGTGCTAGTTGAGCTAGAGCAGCTAGGAGCTAGCATTATTCTGTTTCTTTAACATCAAGGTCGTAGCAATAAATAGAAGAGAATGTACCAACACATAGAATATTCAGAACCTGACCACTCCACTAACACAAACTTGTTGGAGATACTAGGCCGGAGCTTGATCCCTAGTACTCATATAAGTCATATATAGTATAGTTGACATATCGTACATGAGAAGAATATGGGATCACTTCAGCGTACATATGTTAGATATAGAACAGGTAGCTAGCTCAAGCGCTAGCTGGAGGCTATACCAGATGGTGCATTGCATATATACAGAGATGACTAGTATATGGCTAccgcctagctagctagctagatgGAGTAGAGAGTATCTTCCTGAAAATCTGCTGCTGCTGGCATGTTGGGGCGAGCAGTAGCGCACGCGGAGTCGCGGACACAGGGACGATGCCGTAACAGTAGAGCTGCAGCCCACAAGGTGGGTGGCCTGGTGGGGGACGCCAGGACGCCGGAGAATATTCCACCAGCAGGCATAGGCCTAGCCGTCCACACGCAGCGAGATCTTATCCTCACTAATGGGAACTCCTACTACTCCACCATGCATCTACGTGTACCATGTGGACGGAGTGTGCCATCTTTACTGACAAGTGGGTCCATGCTGCAGTCGACCACGGGCCATGCTCTGGACCGGCGCCCGCAAAGAAATTGACCAGCAAGGTCTGGACCCACCAGCAGGGCCGGCACCAGCAGTAAAGATGGCCAAACGTGTGGTCCAGCACGACACGATTAGGCACGGATAGCAATCGTGTCGTGCCGTGCCACCACGCCGTACCGGCGCCGCAGTCCATGCACTGTACGATTGGCGCGCGGTCGTGCCGTGCCGGCCCTAGCCCGTGATGGTGGCAGTGCCAGTGGTGGGCGCGGggaggccggcggggaggggggagggggggtaGCACCGGCGATGATGGGCGCGGCGTGACGACCGGCGGCGACGGGAGCGGGACGGCAAGGCCGCACCCCTCGTGGGAAGGCCGTGGCGGCGGGGAGCCCGGACGGCGAGGCCGCGAGGGCGGAGGGGCGCTGTAGTGGCGAGGAAATGGTGAGGGTCgaggggagcagaggggtgCGGCGGTGTCGAGGAAAGGATGAGGGGTGAGGGGAACAGAGGGGTGGCAGGGTGCTGCTGGGCTCGCATGAAGGCGcaagagagaagaaagaaagagaggagcggcggcggcagcgtctGGTTGGAGGGAGATAGTGAGGGAAGCACTGAAGATTAAGATTAGGGTTCCGAGTGGAAGTATTTATACGAGATAATGAGTTTTTGACGGGTCAAATCGTGCTGTTCTATTAGTCGTGTCGTACCCGTGTCGGCACTGCATGCTGTAGCTTTAGCCTACGCACGACACCGTAGCCGTGCCGTATTGACACTGGCGCTGTATCCATCGTTCGTGTAATATTTTTTAATGTCGTATTCCGTCCAATGAGATCCGCCCGTTTGGCCATCTATAACCAGCAGCATGCCGGCCAGGCCAGCAGCGGTGCCAGCAGACGCGAACAGGTCATCGACACGTCAGGGCTATGGACATTCCGGCCGTACGTCGCCCCAGGGAATGGACAGCCGGAGATTCAGACCGCCCGTCAGAAAAAGTTGTTTGTCAGCTGCCGTGCGACTGTGCCCATGTAATCCAGTGCCGTCACATCAGCCTCCGTCTTCGACACCATAACCCATGGAATCAGCCAAGGCATCGGTGTCGATCGATCTATCGACCCACCTTGCAACTTGCAGGTGTCAACCCTCTAGGTAAAAAAACCTTGTAAAAGTAAAACATAGTCAAGTTATCTACAACCTTTTCAACAGCTTGCtacatgcatgcatgatgcCTTCAAGTGCTAATTCAATCTACCAGAAAGATTAGAGCACGGCACTTAAATATTGATGCTTGCACCCAACCAAAAGTAGGTCGTCGACCAAAGCACACATGCATGTTAGCATGTAGTCAGCAGAGTAGTGCACAAGAGGAGGCGAGGAGCCAGCTGATGAACGCTGAAGAGCCTTTCTCCCCAAGCAAAGAGCTACTAGCTAGCATGCACTAGCAGATCGAAAAGTCCAAGCGAGTCGCTACCAGCGGCAAGTAAAGAATATTTGTGCAGCGCGCCCCAAGGTGCCAATCGAAAGCAACACGTCGAAAAAGTTTGAGTAGAAAACAAAACGGTGACCGGAAAGCTACAGCATGGGCTGAGACCGTGACACGAAAAATAAAGCTCGCGCCAATGGGCACGGCGAGGCGATGACTTGGTTGCTAATCAACCCTACAAGACATTTGCAACATAAATTAAGAAAAAATTACTCCTACAGTGCAGTGCGTGAGAACTATATAGTAGAACGGACATGCTTGCAGTGCATGCACCTTTCTCCAAACTTTTTTTTTTCACTTTCACAACCTCCCCAGTTGGAGTTTGTCTGTGACTTCTCAAAAAGGCTGCACGGATGGCAACTTTGCCACGTTGGAGGCACCAATAGTCGCCGCCCCAATAATCGCTTGCCTCTTGGTTAAGAATAATATATGTGTTATGTTTTGCATGCTTGGTGTGCCGCCACACACTATCAGCCACTCAGTCTCCGCGGTGCTCATGCATCATACTTTTCGGATGCACAAACCTCTCTTATGAATTGTATTTTAAGTGCAAGCCTAGCCAACCGAGTCGAGGCACGCTTTGTAACATCAAATGTTCGATGTTGTTTCTAAAGATTCCCACAACGGCAGCAGCTAGCTGAAACCTGACCATGATCGAGTGTTTAGTATTCCACTGATCTAGTTGGCCCTTTTCAGTCCAGCGAGTTGGATCCAACCGTGCGTTTTAGTTTAGCCTTTGTACGTGCTTGCCTTTTGCCTTTAGCATGCTCACCAACTTTTTACcatcttttgtttttctttacGAGTCTAACATCAACCTTTTCCCTAAGTACCACATCAGGTGCAAATGGTTTTCGCACCGTCCTTTTCCACGGCACGATTTGTAAATTAATTTCCACCGCTGGTTAATTATTCCCTCCTCCCAGGCCACGAAAATTATATTGTGCTAAAATGATTTTAACTATTTGGTACAAATGCAGCTGATTAATATAATTGGGAAAAATAGATAAGGTGCCAATCAGACACACGCGAGGTGTTGTCTCGTTGTTTGGTAGGTACAAAACACAACAAAGTTTCAAAAGCCAATAATGAGATGTTCACTGACTCATCGACGCATGAATCCAACGGGGACGTCAAGTCTCGTTGGAAATGAATCAGAAACGGGAGTACGCCCTTGCGCTTTTGTTAGAATAGAATATAGAGGGAGAATACCACAATCTGTACTTGGGAGTTGGGACTGGCTTCATCATCAGCGCATGGTGGCTGGCATGCTTTCGATCGGACGGACAAGAAGGCGCCATTTTTATACATAAGCGCTTGACCTAACATGGCCACCAATCTGGTTGGCCCATTGGGTCACTTCACTATCGCTCGACCTGGTCCAGTGCCTGCACATACAATACTCGTTCCGATTCGTACGGATCGCAGCCAAAACAAAACCATCGCTAGGGAACTACTGTGAAATTGCTATGAAATCCACGGCGCTGTCCTTTTCCCCTTGGAATGCTCGCTGGGAGCCCAGCCCGTGGCGGCCGTGCCACGCCTTTATCTGCGGCGGCAGAGCCACCACATGCATGAATCTTCCTTGCTTTTGCTTTGCTTTGCCGAGTTGCTCGATCAGGAGGAGGTCGAAACCGATGTGCCGAAGGCAACATGTACGCAGAGGACCAGCAGGGGCAGTAGTGGGAGCTAGCGGCGATCGAGCGGGCCAGTACAAAACTGGTCGAAGGTGACTTGGGTGGCCCGGCTGCCGAAGTGCCGAGTCGGATCCACGCCCAAGTGCGGCGCGGGCACGTCAGCCCCCACGAACACGGCGCCGACCACGCCCCAGGCCGTGCCCTTCACGGCCTGGCctgggtcgccgccgccggctttTCATAAAGAGCGCATGCCCGGGCTGAGGGCCGGCGGACAAATTGCTCCTCCGCAAATCTGAATATATGCAGCTGGGCACCACTCCACCTACCCACAAAAGAAGGGACGGATGATAATAGGCATATGCCGTGTGTGATCAATTGTCGAGCTAGCTTGAAAGAAATGCATGGCAGTACAGTGCTGCAAACTCAATACCAACAACACTACTACCAAATGTGTAAACTAGAAACCTTGCAAACAAAGGAAACCGGGGTTGGGCTCTTTCCTTCAATTTGTCTAGCCATACCAAAGTAAAATTTGCGCAACAACATGACAATCGGCCTACTACACGCCAAGGTAAATTTGAGTTTTGAGCGACGTATCTCATCCGCTAAAATCATAAAAGTAACCATCAGCCGGATGTTATAAAGTGAATATGTTGGAGGTATCGGTTTGGAACAGACGTGAAGAATACTAAAGCCGTTACCAAATTAGAGCGGACAAAAGATGTACTCAAAACGGTATGGGTCACATGCATACAGTGGATACTGTGGTGAGAAAATCAGCTCTCCAAATACATGACCCCACTAACTCCCACATATGGGATTACTTTAGGGCTCCCATTTTAGCATCTAATTGTAAAAACAATATTGTTTGTGCCTCTATTACCTTATAGTTTTGAGATCAACATCTATTGCTGCTAACTTATTTTTCATGTACAAGTATGAAGTATCGGAAATACAGAGAACCTTTTTTTTTCAAGACAAAGCGTTACACTTCAAATATCCAGCGTTGGGCTGAAACAGCGCCAACTCAGCCAGATGCAAAAAGTTGCTTTCCATGCGCCCAAAACCCCATGTTCGCCGCCAAGCAATGCCAATGCCAcctccctccgccgccccttgcCCCCCTATATAAACCCACCCAACCCCCTCCGCCGTTGCTCATTTCATTCCCCCCACACCCCACTTGGCATTTCCCTCTCATCATCTTCGCCTCCTTCCAGTTCGACGGCAGCGCGATCGGGATAGGGTTTGGCGGTGATCGCGGCTCGGCATGGAGCAGAGGAACCTGTTGGTGTCGGCCCtgggcgtcggcgtcggcgtggGGCTGGGGCTCGCTTCCGCTAGGTGGGCGGCGCCGACGCACGGCGAGGGAGGcggtggcgccggcgccggcgccgcggaggtggaggcggagCTGCGGCGGCTGGTCCTGGACGGCCGCGAGAGCGAGGTCACCTTCGACGAGTTCCATAATTTCCACTACTACCTCAGGTAATGAGGTTTGGTTTGGTCTGGTTGGTGGGATTCGAGGAAGATTCGCTTGGCCGAGGCCTAGTGCGATCCGATGTGGAAAGCTGACGCGAGAGCGATCGATTTGGGTTGTGCTGGATGTCTTCTGAATTTGATGGTTTACTCCGCGCTTCACTGAAGTGTAGTAGTGCCTGTGCTCTACTAGTAaatcgttgcatatgcttcgcGATTTTTTTTCTCGTCCCCATTCCCCAAACGATGGCACGATCAGGAGCCGTGTTCTAGAGAAAGAGGATGGGGTTGCTTGATTCGATCACACAATATCTTTTGCCGCACTAACACTTTTACTCTGTTCATCTGGGGACGGGATTTTCAGCTCTACTCAGTTCTACGATGCCACTGACACGGACAGCAGCTGAACTGCTAGTGTGATTTTCTGCAGCGATCAGACCAAGGAAGTGCTCATCAGCGCAGCTTTCGTCCACCTGAAGAAAGCGGAATTGTCAAAGCACATCCGGAACCTCTCCGCTGCAAGCCGCGCCATACTGCTCTCTGGCCCCACAGGTTCGTCGCTCCCGGCGCCATAATCCATTGCTTGGAGAGCTGCGACTCAGCGTCCCTGTTTCACTGATGGTGATTTTGTTGACTGCTGCCTGTGCAGAGCCTTACCTGCAGTCACTTGCGAAAGCTCTGTCCCACTACTTCAAGGCGCGGTTGCTAATTCTGGACGCCACCGACTTCTCGCTTCGGGTCCGTTGGAACTGTTACTACAGTAATTTTGACTTGTAGTTGCCATGCTGTGTTCTCACCTCTGTACTGCTGAATGTTTATGCAGATCCAAAGCAAATACGGGGGCTCCAGTAAAGTCATGGTGAGTCACAGTTCCAGGGATTTGATAAAATAATGCTGATTCATCTCCTCTGTTTCTAACGACACAGTTCCTGATCGAGCGTCTATGCCTGCTGTTGTTTATTCAAACGAATAAGCATAGTACATGATAAATCATGAGAACACTATTTCGCCTTCAGAAAAGCACTTGCTACATCTCTTTGTTTTTGTTTAAGAAAAGAGATCCAGCGACTCTAGTACAGTAAGTTATTTGAGTCAACCACTAATATGGGTTTGTTGTTTGACTTGCTTCTGCAGCTCCGTAATCAGTCAGTAGCTGAGACCACGTTCGGGAAGATGTCTGGTCTCATTGGATCATTTATGACATATCCTAAGAAGGATGAGTCTAGAGGTATGTGAGCATTGCAGATTCCCTTTGTTTTATGTATTAAGGATATATTTTAACGTTTATCAAGCATGCAACTTTAGATCAAAACATCAAGTATGTGCAATTGGATCTTATCACCCCCTTTTGGCCTGTTATATTTCCAATACTTCAAATGAATTTATTCTTGTCAAGCAATGGTGCCCAAATTTTGTAGATTCTGATTTGTTCTGATTCTATTGTGCAGAACCGTTGCGTCGGCAGACAAGCAACACGGATTTAAGAGCAAAGTAATATACTTTGCTTTGTTGTTTACCAAACCTGAATAAATGGTGATAGCTTTTGTCATGTTACTCATCCATTGTTTTCTTCAGAGGCTCTGATGGTTCTACCAGTATGCCTTCACTTAGGAAAAACGCCTCTGTATCATCCGACATGAGCGATCTTGCCTCACAATGTTCAGGACATTCAGGTGAATTTTTTTGGTCATCTATCTCCTTTTTTTCTGTTTAGTTATTTTGATGTCACATATGTGCAGAGTTTAGTGTAGACAGCTCCTAGATCACACTTAGTCTCCACCAGTTTGAGACTGCTCGGCATCTGCTTTTCTGGTAAAATATGTACATATGTCGATACTAGTTATGACATATAAATGCCATGTGTTATATTCTCTATGTGGTTTCTTGAACGGGATTGCATCTACTGTTAGACATGCTGGTTACTTTTGGCATACATGCAATTAGGCGTAAGAATAGAACTAGAAAACCCTATGACTCAGAAGTATCTTACAGTTCTTTACTTTTTCTTCAACTCAATTCTTTCAGTGAGGCGAACCAGCAGCTGGTGTTTCGGTGAGAAAGTTCTGATACAGTCACTCTACAAGGTGAATATACTTCTTGACTGTAACTTGATTCGCTTTGTTTAGTTATGATATACTTATCTGGCAGCCACTTTTGTAGGTCATGATTTCAGTATCTGAAAATGATCCGATTATTCTTTACATAAGGGATGTCGATCATTTCCTCTCAAAATCGCAAAGGACTTACTCGATGTTCCAGAAAATGTTGGCAAAATTATCTGGTCAAGTGTTGATACTCGGTTCTCGGCTACTTAATTGTGATGCTGATAATAGGGATGTTGACGAGAGAGTTAGTACCCTGTTTCCTTATCATGTTGATATCAAACCTCCTGAGGAGGAGACCCATCTAGATTTTTGGAAAAACCAAATGGAGGAAGATACAAAGAAATTTCAGATGCAAGATAATAGAAACCACATCATAGAGGTACTCTCAGCAAATGACCTAGACTGTGATGATTTGAGCTCAATCTGCTTCGCAGATACTATGGTTCTCAGCAATTACATAGAGGAAATCATTGTCTCAGCAGTCTCTTACCACTTGATTCACAACAAGGACCCTGAATACAAAAATGGAAAGCTCATTCTATCTTCTAAGAGGTTTTGGCCACTGATCCTAATTTTTCTCATTTTTTTCAAATACCAGTGATCTTGACCTCCTGCTCGTTAATTCATAACGATACCTTTCTTTAGATTCCATAACATAGAATTTTTTTTACAGTTTGTCCCATGGGTTAAGCATTTTCCAAGGTGAGCACGGTGGGAAAGACACCCTGAAATTGGAAGAAACAAAGGTATGCAAATGTCTAGTGCAACTATACCAAAATACTAGTGTACAATTGTATTaattactccctccatcccaagAAGAATGCAACTTTCGCATATCAAGGATTCAAACAGCTtcaagtttgatcaaatttatacaaaatagtattaatatttatgttacaaaataagtattattagattaatcatgtaatatatttttatactaaatttatttggagatataaatattagtaattttttatataaatttggtcaaacttgAAACTGTTTGACTCCTCAAGGATGCGAGAGTTGCATTCTTTTTGGAATGGAGGAAGTACGCTAACTTCGATCATATTGTGACCCAGGATGGTTTGAAAGGAGCTCTTGGATCCAAGAAAACTGAGACAGACAAATCAGCCACAGTTCCGGTTGGTGATGGTCCTTTGCCACCACCAAAACCAGTAAGTCCTAATCAGTTGACTGTGCCCTTTGTTCTACCCTTCTACTAGTCCAGGTTTATTCTGCAAATTTTCTCTCTGACCACTGTAAAAATTTAAGTTTTTTTTACCTTGATGCATTTTCATTTTTTGAGCAGGAAATTCCAGATAATGAGTTTGAAAAGCGCATCAGACCGGAGGTTATACCAGCGAGTGAAATAGGAGTGACATTTGATGACATTGGAGCCCTGGCTGATATCAAAGAGTCTCTTCAGGAGCTGGTTATGCTCCCTCTTCGACGGCCCGATCTTTTCAAAGGAGGGCTTCTGAAGCCCTGCAGAGGGATTTTGCTGTTTGGACCACCTGGAACTGGGAAGACAATGCTTGCTAAGGCTATAGCAAATGACGCTGGTGCCAGCTTCATCAATGTATCGATGTCCACCATCACATCGAAATGGTTTGGGGAGGATGAGAAAAATGTCCGGGCATTGTTCAGTTTGGCTGCCAAGGTAGCTCCCACTATTATATTCGTGGATGAGGTCGACAGTATGTTGGGGCAGCGCGCTCGGTCAGGTGAACATGAGGCAATGCGGAAGATCAAGAATGAGTTCATGAGTCACTGGGATGGTCTCTTGTCAAAGTCAGGTGAAAGAGTTCTTGTTCTTGCTGCGACAAATAGGCCATTTGACCTTGATGAAGCCATCATCAGGAGATTTGAGCGCAGGTCTATTCAAACACTACCTTTTCTGAGGCGTTATTGTTTCAATCTAAGTTTAGCGCTTGTGATGCTAATGTTTGCTCTTATTTGTTGTACTGAACAGAATCATGGTTGGGCTTCCAACTCAAGAGAGCAGAGAGCTGATCTTGAGGACACTGTTGTCCAAAGAGAAAGTTGATGAAAATATTGATTTCAAAGAACTTGCAACCATGACCGAAGGTTACAGTGGCAGTGATCTTAAGGTTTGTGCGCTGCTTTGAAACAAAGTTCATAGAGTTAGTATCCCGCATCTTAGTATCGTATTAGATAAATAAACATTTTTCCTGTATTTCACAGAATCTCTGCGTCACCGCTGCATACCGCCCGGTTAGGGAGCTCCTGAAGAAGGAACGAGAAAAGGAACTAGTAAGTGCTGATTATCTAGTTCCTTGCTTAAGTACTTAACTGAAGATGCAGCAAATTACTGCTGGTCATGTAACCTTGTCCAATGAATTGATGCTTCAGCAACGAAGGGAGAAGGAGGAGAAAGAGAAGGCAGCAGCGACAAAAGAGAATGCAGAAGCTCCAGAGAGTAAGAAAGAGAATTCTGAAAGTAAGGAGAATTCAGAAAGCAAGGAAGAGAAACCAGATGGTAAGGCGGATAACTCAGAGGCAAAAGCTGAAGGTTCCCACAAAGAAGCGGCCATTGACCTTAGGCCACTGACAATGGAAGACTTGAAGCAAGCAAAGAACCAAGTGAGTTGCCGGCACCCTGATTTGCTTGCCTTACCAATAGAGTGCACATATCACTGAACCCATGATTTGCTTGCTATATATACACCATTAAAACGGGCATATCATAACCTATCACCAAATGTGTCCCATGATGCAGGTTGCAGCGAGCTTCGCCGCTGAGGGTGCTGTGATGAACGAGCTGAAGCAATGGAACGACCTCTATGGCGAAGGGGGCTCCAGGAAGAAACAACAGTTGACGTACTTCTTATAGGTTATATAAGCATTTGGTGGATCGCGGAGGACAGAGCATTGGGTGGATCAACGAGGAACAGAGCATGATTCTTAGTTGTAGCTAGCTTCTGTGAGGTGGATGGTCAATTGTAGGACTGGTCGTCATGAACAATTCTTTTACATTTGTACATGCGCTTCGCTAGACTTGTAATTTCCTTCGTTTGTTAGTCTGTATGTACATTTAGATTGAACAGCTCTTCAGCATTATTAGTACAAGACCACATGTTGGACGGGTTCTGATACTGTAGTTCATTCCGTTCCTCTGAATCTTGCAACTGCATAAATGTTCTTGCAATCCAAGCAGGACACTTTGTGTCATGCCGCTCACACAGTTCGAATTGTGACCAGTGAATATTGCAATTGAAAATCGGGTTTCGATCCATGGAGAAAAAGAGAAGCACATCGAATGCAATTTACTAAGATCCCAAAAGGGAATTTAAAACATTTTTCTTAACAAATGTCGCAAATGGTACTGCCATCTCACAAACAGAAACAGGTTGTGCAAGATTTTTGGGACCAAGTTGCTAATCCTATCCGAGGGCAAACTTGGACGATACAGCACGGGCACAGAGCTGTGCATCCATAGGTCCCTCGTTCGTTTCAATCACTAAATTTACTGTAGCCGTGGGTACAGATGTAATGGAACCAAGGCCGATCACACATCCACGAATCCACGAAACACCTCGTTTCTCTGCGAAGATTATGGTTGTTAGGGAGGCCTCAAGAAACAGCACGCCTCTCTGCTGGGATCTTCGCGATGAAGTTTCAGTTTCTGCGGAGGATGTGGCAGACGAGCCCCGATCTCGCAGACAGTGTGAGTGGCCTGGAGAGATGCTGGGACGCGACTGCAGATCGTGTCCGAGGGGTAAAACTGGATGATACCGCACGTAGGAAAGCAGTCCATCCCCAGGTCCCTCGATGAAAAGGGCAAATCGCTTGTCGAGTAGAAATAGAAGAGAATCGGCAAAGTGAAATATATCAGCAAGAACGGATGCTCAGCGAATACGAACCAAAGGTAAAAGTCATCATATCGCCATGGAGGCGATCGATAGACGTATATACAACCTCTTCATTGCA from Panicum hallii strain FIL2 chromosome 3, PHallii_v3.1, whole genome shotgun sequence encodes:
- the LOC112886289 gene encoding putative cell division cycle ATPase produces the protein MEQRNLLVSALGVGVGVGLGLASARWAAPTHGEGGGGAGAGAAEVEAELRRLVLDGRESEVTFDEFHNFHYYLSDQTKEVLISAAFVHLKKAELSKHIRNLSAASRAILLSGPTEPYLQSLAKALSHYFKARLLILDATDFSLRIQSKYGGSSKVMLRNQSVAETTFGKMSGLIGSFMTYPKKDESREPLRRQTSNTDLRAKGSDGSTSMPSLRKNASVSSDMSDLASQCSGHSVRRTSSWCFGEKVLIQSLYKVMISVSENDPIILYIRDVDHFLSKSQRTYSMFQKMLAKLSGQVLILGSRLLNCDADNRDVDERVSTLFPYHVDIKPPEEETHLDFWKNQMEEDTKKFQMQDNRNHIIEVLSANDLDCDDLSSICFADTMVLSNYIEEIIVSAVSYHLIHNKDPEYKNGKLILSSKSLSHGLSIFQGEHGGKDTLKLEETKDGLKGALGSKKTETDKSATVPVGDGPLPPPKPEIPDNEFEKRIRPEVIPASEIGVTFDDIGALADIKESLQELVMLPLRRPDLFKGGLLKPCRGILLFGPPGTGKTMLAKAIANDAGASFINVSMSTITSKWFGEDEKNVRALFSLAAKVAPTIIFVDEVDSMLGQRARSGEHEAMRKIKNEFMSHWDGLLSKSGERVLVLAATNRPFDLDEAIIRRFERRIMVGLPTQESRELILRTLLSKEKVDENIDFKELATMTEGYSGSDLKNLCVTAAYRPVRELLKKEREKELQRREKEEKEKAAATKENAEAPESKKENSESKENSESKEEKPDGKADNSEAKAEGSHKEAAIDLRPLTMEDLKQAKNQVAASFAAEGAVMNELKQWNDLYGEGGSRKKQQLTYFL